The following proteins are co-located in the Calliphora vicina chromosome 2, idCalVici1.1, whole genome shotgun sequence genome:
- the LOC135951585 gene encoding beta-galactosidase-like — MAEQVTEAATTAVKAESEAPKKKKLETNDIVSIVISIICVILIVIIVYSLFVHFTEVANQDRTFTIDHVGNTFLMNGQPFRYVSGSIHYFRVVPEAWHKRLRSMKVAGLNVIDIYIEWSLHNPRDGVYEWSGIANIERFLRLAQKEGLYVILRPGPYICAERDNGGLPYWLFRKYPGIEVRTSDANYTHEVSVWYSQLMPRMQRFLYGNGGPIIMVQVENEYGSFGACDRKYMKWLRDETLKHVGDKVVLFTIDYPAEELECGKVDDVFVTIDFGVDETKDLDTIWQKLRSVQPTGPLVNSEFYVGWLTHWHEKNQRVGPQAVADVLDKMLASNVSVNMYMFFGGTNFGFTAGANDFGESKYTPDITSYDYDALLDERGNITKKYELVRDVIRKYFRVSKMKPVREQTYTYGKVDLKPVMNLLSQEGRNTLGQLEVIKSVQPKSFEELDQFSGLILYETSVEGMDIENSTLTVNELRDRALIYIDQEFVGILSRQSGNYSLMLDKPSGSNLQVLVENQGRINYHIANDTKGIMGLVTLQNSKGVTTNLENWIHTGYPLEESNMKNILSSNLKPLQESNNLLYQGPVVYTGEFYVKKPFHTFLNPSGWGKGVAYVNGFNLGRYWPLAGPQLTLYVPLEILKRGRNTLMIIEYEQTNRVSKDVDPYITLDNKPQLDN; from the exons ATGGCGGAGCAAGTGACTGAGGCAGCAACAACAGCCGTGAAAGCAGAGTCTGAAgcaccaaaaaagaaaaaacttgaAACCAACGATATCGTTTCGATTGTAATCTCCATTATCTGTGTGATTTTAATTGTGATCATTGTTTATAGTTTATTTGTGCATTTTACCGAAGTCGCAAATCAA GATCGTACCTTTACTATAGATCATGTGGGTAACACTTTTCTCATGAATGGCCAACCTTTTCGTTATGTGTCCGGATCGATTCATTATTTTAGAGTAGTTCCAGAAGCTTGGCATAAACGATTAAGATCTATGAAGGTGGCTGGTTTAAATGTAATAGATAT TTACATTGAATGGTCTCTACACAATCCTCGTGATGGAGTTTATGAATGGTCGGGCATTGCAAATATTGAACGATTTTTAAGGCTGGCCCAGAAGGAAGGTTTGTATGTGATATTAAGACCTGGTCCTTATATCTGTGCGGAAAGAGATAAT ggAGGTTTGCCCTATTGGCTTTTTAGAAAATATCCCGGCATTGAAGTACGCACAAGTGATGCTAATTACACCCATGAGGTTTCTGTGTGGTATAGCCAATTAATGCCCAGAATGCAGCGCTTCTTGTATGGCAATGGTGGTCCGATTATAATGGTTCAGGTTGAAAATGAATATGGCAGTTTTGGAGCATGCGATcgtaaatatatgaaatggttAAGAGATGAAACTTTAAAACATGTTGGCGATAAGGTTGTGCTTTTCACCATCGACTATCCGGCTGAAGAGCTGGAATGTGGCAAAGTTGATGACGTGTTCGTGACCATAGATTTTGGGGTAGATGAAA ccaAAGATCTGGATACAATTTGGCAAAAGTTAAGATCTGTGCAGCCTACTGGGCCTTTGGTTAATTCCGAATTTTATGTGGGTTGGTTGACCCACTGgcatgaaaaaaatcaaagagTTGGTCCACAAGCAGTAGCGGATGTATTAGA caaaatgttgGCCTCAAATGTCAGCGTTAATATGTACATGTTCTTTGGTGGCACAAATTTCGGTTTCACCGCCGGCGCTAATGATTTTGGTGAGAGCAAATATACACCCGATATCACTTCGTATGATTACGATGCCCTCTTGGATGAACGGGGAAATATCACCAAGAAATATGAGTTGGTCCGCGATGTGATCAGAAAATATTTCAGAGTATCCAAAATGAAACCAGTGAGAGAACAAACCTATACTTATGGCAAAGTGGATTTAAAACCAGTAATGAATTTGCTATCCCAAGAAGGTCGTAACACATTGGGCCAGCTAGAGGTTATAAAATCTGTCCAGCCAAAATCGTTTGAAGAACTAGATCAATTTTCTGGCTTAATATTGTATGAAACCTCGGTGGAGGGCATGGATATTGAAAACTCTACCTTAACAGTAAATGAGCTAAGAGATCGTGCTTTAATCTATATAGATCAAGAATTTGTGGGAATTTTATCCAGACAAAGTGGTAATTACTCTTTAATGTTGGATAAACCATCGGGCTCAAATTTACAAGTTTTGGTGGAAAATCAAGGCCGCATTAATTATCACATAGCCAATGATACTAAGGGCATTATGGGCCTGGTAACGCTGCAAAATTCTAAAGGAGTTACTACCAACTTAGAGAATTGGATACATACAGGCTATCCCCTAGAAGAATCTAATATGAAAAACATATTATCCTCCAACTTAAAACCATTACAGGAAAGCAATAATCTATTATACCAAGGTCCGGTAGTATACACTGGTGAATTCTACGTAAAAAAGCCTTTTCATACATTTCTAAATCCCTCTGGTTGGGGTAAGGGAGTTGCCTATGTAAATGGTTTTAATTTGGGTCGTTATTGGCCTTTAGCTGGACCTCAGCTTACGTTATATGTACCTCTAGAAATTTTAAAGAGAGGTCGTAATACTTTAATGATAATTGAATACGAACAAACTAATCGTGTCAGTAAGGATGTTGATCCTTATATAACTTTAGATAACAAGCCTCAATTAGATAATTAA